One genomic window of Bacillota bacterium includes the following:
- a CDS encoding MBL fold metallo-hydrolase, whose translation RTPGGLVVVLGCSHAGVVNTLRHLKRLTGADSIHAVIGGMHLEKASMNRVHLTIRAMNELGVEKVIPVHCTGFAACAEMARLLGDRFVSGGAGDVFVF comes from the coding sequence TCAGGACCCCTGGGGGCCTCGTTGTCGTGCTGGGCTGCAGCCATGCTGGTGTGGTCAATACTCTAAGGCACCTGAAGAGGTTGACTGGTGCGGATTCGATACACGCCGTGATAGGCGGTATGCACCTTGAGAAAGCCAGCATGAACCGTGTCCACCTTACCATCCGGGCCATGAACGAGCTTGGGGTGGAGAAGGTGATACCCGTTCATTGCACGGGGTTTGCAGCGTGCGCAGAAATGGCGCGCTTGCTCGGTGACAGGTTCGTTTCCGGTGGCGCCGGAGACGTGTTCGTGTTCTGA
- a CDS encoding iron-sulfur cluster assembly scaffold protein, whose amino-acid sequence MFYNVKVLEHFINPRNVGEIPDADGVGTIGDPNCGDYLQMHIKVKDGKLADIKFKLFGCPAAIGTSSITTELAMGKTLEEAYGVTEDDIVRALGGLPDQKIHCSVLGPAALRMAILDYISRTGSRTEREGSDSSAEVNESQADRACGNVAPGS is encoded by the coding sequence ATGTTCTACAACGTGAAAGTCCTGGAGCACTTCATCAACCCCAGGAACGTGGGGGAGATACCGGACGCGGATGGGGTTGGAACAATCGGAGATCCCAATTGCGGCGACTATCTTCAGATGCACATCAAGGTCAAGGACGGAAAGCTCGCCGACATCAAGTTCAAGTTGTTCGGATGCCCGGCTGCCATAGGCACCAGCAGCATAACGACTGAACTTGCCATGGGCAAGACTCTCGAAGAGGCGTATGGGGTTACTGAGGATGACATCGTCCGGGCTCTCGGCGGACTTCCGGACCAGAAGATCCACTGTTCGGTGCTTGGTCCGGCTGCGCTCCGCATGGCGATTCTCGACTACATTTCCCGGACCGGCTCCCGGACCGAGCGCGAAGGGTCCGATAGCTCGGCAGAGGTCAATGAGTCCCAAGCAGACCGAGCTTGCGGCAATGTTGCTCCAGGGTCTTGA